Sequence from the bacterium genome:
GTCGTGGTCGATTCGCTGGACTGGCTGGAGCGGCTGATCTGGGCCGACGTCTGCCGTCGCCGCAACGTCGAGAGCATCGAGGACATCGGCTACGCCAAGGGCTACGTGTTCGCCCTGACGCAGTGGCGCGAGTTCCTCGACGGCCTGTCGGCACTGCGTGGCGAGAAGGGCATGACGACGATCCTGATCGCCCACGCCCGCATCGAACGCTTCGAGAACCCCGAGACGGAATCCTACGACCGCTACGTGCCGCGCCTGCATCGCCTGGCCTCCCAGGTCCTGCAGGAGTGGTGCGACGAGGTCATGTTCGCCACGTTCAAGGTCTACACCAAGCAGACCGACGAGGGCTTCGATCGCAAGCGCAACCAGGGCATCGGCACTGGCGAACGCGTTCTGCGCACCGTCGAGCGCCCTTCCCACGTGGCCAAGAACCGTCTCGCCCTTCCCGAAGAGATGCCGCTGGACTGGAAAGTCTACGCCCAGCACATCCACCCCGAACCTGTCAGCGCGCCCCAGGGCGGCAAGACCAAAGGAGCGAAGTAGCCATGGCGAACCTCAACGGATTTGATGCCGCGACCGTCGACCCCGCGACCGATTTCGAGCCGCTGCCCGCGGGCAAGTATCTCGCGGTGATCACCGACTCGGAGATGAAGCCGACCAAGGCCGGAACCGGCCACTACCTGCAGATGACGTTCCAGGTCATCGACGGCCCGTTCAAGAACCGGCTGCTGTGGTCCAGGCTCAACCTGGACAACCCGAACCGCCAGGCGGTCCAGATCGCTCAGGGCGAGCTGTCGGCCATCTGCCGGGCGGTCGGCGTGCTGCAGCCCAAGGACTCGGTCGAGCTGCACAACCTGCCTCTGCAGATCACCGTGAAGTGCAAGAAGAGGGACGACACCGGCGACGTGGTCAACGAGATCCGCGGTTACGCCGGCAAGGACGCCGCCGCGGGCATGCCCCAGCAGGAGACCTCGAGCACTCCGCCCTGGGCCCGCCGATGATCGAGGTCGAGCTCCCGTTCCCTCCGTCGGTGAACCACTACTACCGGCGGGTCGGCTCCCGGACGCTCATCAGCCGCGAGGGGCGCAGGTTCCGTGAACGGGTCTGCGCCACGCTCGCCCGCCTCGGGATCGAGCGTCTGCAAGGGCCGCTGCACCTGGAGATCGAGGTGTACCCGCCGGACCGGCAGCGCAGGGACATCGACAACGTGCAGAAGGCGCTCCTGGACGCTCTCCAGCACGGTGGTCTGTACACGGACGACAGCCAGATCAAGAAGTTGAACATCGAGATGCGCGGCCGCGTCCGCGGTGGCCGCACCCTTGTGCGCCTGGAGGAGATCCCGGATGCTTGAACTGAGGCCGTACCAGCAAGCGTCGGTGGACGCGATCTATCGGCACCTCAGAGAACGGGACGATAACCCGTGCGTCGTGATCCCCACCGGCGGAGGCAAGACGCCGGTCATGGCCACGGTCTGCCGCGACGCGGTGGGCCGGTGGGGCGGCCGGGTCCTGATCCTGGCCCACGTGAAGGAGTTGCTGGAGCAGGCGCTGGAGAAGATCCAGATCGTGGCGCCCGAGATGTGGATGAAGACCGGGCTCTACTCGGCCGGCCTGAAGAGCCGCGACACCGAGCACCCGATCATCATCGCGGGCATCCAGTCGGTGTACAAGCGGGCCTGCGAGCTCGACGCGTTCGACCTGGTGATCATCGACGAGGCTCACATGATCCCGCCCGATGGGGATGGGATGTACCGGACGTTCCTCGAGGACGCCAGGAAGGTGAACCCGAACCTGCGGGTGATCGGCCTGACCGCGACCCCGTTCCGGATGAAGAGCGGGATGATCTGCGAGCCCGGCAACGTCCTGAACGAGGTGTGCTACGAGATCGGCGTGAAGGAGTTGATCGTTCAGGGCTACCTCTGCCCGTTGGTGACCAAGGGGGCGGCCGAGCCGTTGGATACGTCGGGCCTGCACGTCCGCGCCGGCGAGTTCGTGGCCGGCGAGGCCGAGGCGTTGATGGACACCGACGAACTCGTGGAGTCGGCCTGCCGGGAGATCGTCGAACAGGCGCGGACACGCCGGTCGGTGCTCGTGTTCACCTCCGGCATCAAACACGCGGAGCACGTCGCCGCCGCCCTGGGCCGGATGGTCAGCGAGCCGGTGGCGACCGTGTTCGGAGAGACGGCGAGCGAGGAGCGCGACCAGGTCCTGGCGGACTTCAAGACGGGCCGGATCAAGTACCTGGTCAACGTCAACGTGCTGACCACGGGGTTCGACGCACCGAACATCGATTGCGTGGCCATGGTGCGACCGACGCTATCCCCGGGGCTCTACTACCAGATGGTCGGGCGAGGCTTCCGGCTCAACGAGGGGAAGGAGAACTGCCTGGTCCTGGACTTCGGCGGCAACGTGCTGCGGCACGGACCGGTCGATGCGATCCGGGTCCATGCGGTCCACCACCGGGCGGGCGGAGAAGCACCCGCCAAGCAGTGCCCCGAATGTCTGAGCCTGATCGCCACCGGGTACACTGTGTGTCCCGACTGCGGCTACGAGTTCCCGCCTCCCGAGCGGCAGCAGCACGAAGCCACCGCTTCCACCGAAGGCATCCTGTCGGGCGAAGTCACGACAGAGGTCCACGAGGTTCGCGAGGTGTTCTACAGCGTCCACACCAAGAAGGGCGCGCCCGAGGATGCACCCAAGACGCTGCGGGTCGAGTACGAGGTTGGATTCCATCGATATTTCGCCGAGTGGATCTGCTTCGAGCATGACGGCTGGGCCCGCCACAAGGCCCAGTCGTGGTGGCGGAAGAGGTCGAATGCACCGGTGCCGCTGACGGCGGCCGAGGCTGCAGCTTTGGCCCAGGATGGAGCCCTCTGCGAGACCGGCACCATCACCGTGCGGACGGTGGTTGGGGAGCAG
This genomic interval carries:
- a CDS encoding ATP-binding protein; amino-acid sequence: MKLLQQVTTGRSPAPRRVMLYGTHGIGKSTFASCAPDPVFIQTEDGLGEIDCAKFPVTTTFDEAMKALSELYTDKHSYRTVVVDSLDWLERLIWADVCRRRNVESIEDIGYAKGYVFALTQWREFLDGLSALRGEKGMTTILIAHARIERFENPETESYDRYVPRLHRLASQVLQEWCDEVMFATFKVYTKQTDEGFDRKRNQGIGTGERVLRTVERPSHVAKNRLALPEEMPLDWKVYAQHIHPEPVSAPQGGKTKGAK
- a CDS encoding DUF669 domain-containing protein, producing MANLNGFDAATVDPATDFEPLPAGKYLAVITDSEMKPTKAGTGHYLQMTFQVIDGPFKNRLLWSRLNLDNPNRQAVQIAQGELSAICRAVGVLQPKDSVELHNLPLQITVKCKKRDDTGDVVNEIRGYAGKDAAAGMPQQETSSTPPWARR
- a CDS encoding RusA family crossover junction endodeoxyribonuclease — protein: MIEVELPFPPSVNHYYRRVGSRTLISREGRRFRERVCATLARLGIERLQGPLHLEIEVYPPDRQRRDIDNVQKALLDALQHGGLYTDDSQIKKLNIEMRGRVRGGRTLVRLEEIPDA
- a CDS encoding DEAD/DEAH box helicase family protein; the encoded protein is MLELRPYQQASVDAIYRHLRERDDNPCVVIPTGGGKTPVMATVCRDAVGRWGGRVLILAHVKELLEQALEKIQIVAPEMWMKTGLYSAGLKSRDTEHPIIIAGIQSVYKRACELDAFDLVIIDEAHMIPPDGDGMYRTFLEDARKVNPNLRVIGLTATPFRMKSGMICEPGNVLNEVCYEIGVKELIVQGYLCPLVTKGAAEPLDTSGLHVRAGEFVAGEAEALMDTDELVESACREIVEQARTRRSVLVFTSGIKHAEHVAAALGRMVSEPVATVFGETASEERDQVLADFKTGRIKYLVNVNVLTTGFDAPNIDCVAMVRPTLSPGLYYQMVGRGFRLNEGKENCLVLDFGGNVLRHGPVDAIRVHAVHHRAGGEAPAKQCPECLSLIATGYTVCPDCGYEFPPPERQQHEATASTEGILSGEVTTEVHEVREVFYSVHTKKGAPEDAPKTLRVEYEVGFHRYFAEWICFEHDGWARHKAQSWWRKRSNAPVPLTAAEAAALAQDGALCETGTITVRTVVGEQFPRIVGYELGDRPPWREPGMDDDLEPVGAMIEGGVRAYDPHDDDDLPF